The following are from one region of the Etheostoma spectabile isolate EspeVRDwgs_2016 chromosome 2, UIUC_Espe_1.0, whole genome shotgun sequence genome:
- the LOC116701396 gene encoding uncharacterized protein LOC116701396 isoform X1 — MAFANLFTKLSAVEEGGKSPAGQPAFTRRNETENGKRGNARKRKAHDELTGSYRKKQSYQAQTTRRYNAASFKEDDSKARHYHMHNTDNGQSSVGFSKEVMHNHGYNNMCHKGQSYKTKNNHNVNKQQQKMNPDGQKSPHRQKDRWRPANRGGNHQTRPTWTKHGGDSTNKNDKQGFQVKRQRFMTQEFKVQHAVLVDGRLVCRYFLYGRCIKDDECQLEHIQGYNDLIKEVCKFYIQGHCTKQESCPYMQQSFPCKFFHRNGKCTQGADCKFSHEPLNDVTNPLLNETLKRDNELYEQQQQQQQQQQQQQQQQQQQQQLLAEQESSAQPDNANEPEVIEANRIPDTLLQPIRPNFYNSANAEKETLFCQTEELADIMEEAVPPRPTDTTHSHNVPPSSNVNHEEPVCYSVAAVLGPQLSKPFPSFFTTRGLPEPGTRSSSDCTLSSANQSNIPYSVDAVLRSCKSAGSSTFGHAPTSPTAQTVSYTPHTDFEESTGPLPRSDTQNERGLNSQNTRNEVSKPQEKIFKSLSFHDVHTGLFSRTCPSLTMSSRDYMKQDGNMPESLKMAQRAGNKVKSELLDFPVSVAEVAASSKDKGDMEGSMHQPTDITCSLNCKSEGVLPFGHANCKRIFLSPPSQTSTSKHPTQSRPHLSVLTSDSEASKPFCPSSGFTEFKGGAAVPVGSVTCSTKTSDSANSASCYFAAKEPTKINPHSKKAPSGLKPDTQRHSAKITAERSSKMAHCGDLAVGCKKTLKRPFHSLFASPITDTLQPLDGSGTSSSCPRGLIQSSSPAPQSADCRGNCVESAVELDKASGRSFRSLFTAPLPFIRPQPNYSKTSSRSQQPDQLVDNTSHSSNSKQRAPNSEMPLPCQVRTDVKEIPHASRSPNFSPNPKKENEDRSKGNINLQTKPLMYTACSLVSNSHSEMSTSPTPANSPSAIHTHQPMPNISSHKVGSSVEATSNSVLKTLFLCLGPYQQDGEQQDSVPPDSRFTVQQSTEKNVAQSTEHQPSLSDATNLL; from the exons ATGGCTTTCGCAAACCTGTTCACGAAACTATCTGCTGTCGAAGAGGGCGGGAAGAGCCCCGCCGGTCAACCAGCCTTTACACGCAG gaACGAGACTGAGAATGGTAAAAGAGGCAATGCCAGAAAGAGGAAAGCCCATGATGAGCTGACTGGCTCTTATAGAAAG aAGCAAAGTTACCAAGCCCAGACAACCAGAAGGTACAATGCTGCATCCTTTAAAGAGGATGACTCCAAGGCCAGACACTACCATATGCATAACACTGATAACGGACAGTCAAGTGTTGGCTTCAGCAAAGAAGTGATGCATAACCACGGTTACAATAACATGTGTCACAAAGGTCaaagttacaaaacaaaaaataaccaTAACGTAAACAAGCAACAGCAGAAAATGAATCCGGATGGGCAGAAAAGTCCACACCGACAGAAGGATAGATGGAGACCTGCCAATAGAGGTGGAAACCATCAGACTAGACCAACTTGGACAAAACATGGAGGAGAcagtacaaataaaaatgacaagcAG GGCTTTCAAGTGAAACGTCAAAGGTTCATGACACAGGAGTTCAAGGTCCAGCATGCTGTGTTGGTGGATGGGCGGTTAGTTTGTCGATATTTTCTTTATGGAAGGTGCATCAAG GATGACGAATGCCAACTGGAGCATATTCAGGGTTACAACGATCTCATCAAAGAAGTGTGCAAATTCTACATCCAAGGCCACTGCACAAAACAGGAGAGCTGCCCATACATGCA acagTCCTTTCCTTGCAAGTTTTTCCacagaaatggaaaatgtaCTCAAGGAGCAGATTGCAAGTTTTCCCATGAGCCACTAAATGATGTTACTAACCCACTCTTGAATGAG ACATTAAAACGGGACAATGAGCTCtatgaacaacaacaacaacaacaacaacaacaacaacaacaacaacaacaacaacaacaacaacaacaactacttGCTGAACAAGAGTCGTCAGCACAGCCAGACAACGCAAATGAGCCAGAAGTTATAGAAGCAAATAGGATCCCTGACACACTCCTACAACCAATCAG gCCTAACTTTTACAACAGCGCAAATGCTGAGAAGGAAACCTTGTTCTGTCAGACTGAAGAACTCGCTGACATTATGGAGGAGGCTGTCCCACCACGTCCAACAGATACCACTCATTCTCACAACGTCCCCCCGTCAAGTAACGTCAATCACGAGGAGCCAGTTTGTTATTCAGTTGCAGCAGTGCTTGGACCTCAACTATCCAAACCTTTTCCTAGTTTCTTTACAACTCGAGGACTTCCAGAACCTGGCACGCGCTCTTCTTCTGATTGCACATTAAGCTCTGCAAACCAAAGCAATATTCCCTACTCTGTAGATGCTGTTCTCAGGTCCTGTAAATCAGCCGGAAGTTCTACATTTGGCCACGCGCCTACTTCTCCTACTGCACAAACTGTATCCTATACCCCACACACTGACTTTGAAGAGAGCACTGGTCCTCTGCCAAGATCAGACACCCAAAATGAGAGGGGCTTGAATTCGCAAAATACCAGAAATGAAGTGAGCAAACCCCAGGAGAAAATTTTCAAGAGTCTGTCATTCCACGACGTGCACACTGGTCTGTTTTCAAGGACCTGCCCTAGTCTTACTATGTCCTCTAGGGATTACATGAAACAAGATGGCAATATGCCGGAATCCCTGAAAATGGCCCAAAGAGCTGGTAATAAAGTCAAGTCGGAATTGTTGGATTTTCCTGTTAGTGTGGCAGAGGTGGCTGCGTCCTCCAAAGACAAAGGAGATATGGAAGGAAGCATGCACCAGCCTACCGATATTACATGCTCTTTAAATTGTAAAAGTGAAGGTGTTCTTCCTTTTGGACACgctaattgcaaaaggatttttttaagcCCCCCCAGTCAGACATCTACTTCAAAACACCCTACACAGTCGAGGCCACATCTCTCTGTTCTGACATCTGACTCCGAAGCCTCAAAGCCTTTCTGTCCCTCCTCAGGTTTCACAGAGTTCAAAGGTGGAGCCGCCGTTCCTGTTGGATCTGTCACCTGTTCGACTAAAACAAGCGATTCTGCAAACTCTGCCAGTTGTTATTTTGCAGCAAAAGAACCCACTAAGATCAACCCGCACTCCAAAAAGGCACCATCTGGCCTTAAACCTGACACACAGCGTCATTCAGCCAAAATCACAGCAGAGCGCAGCAGCAAAATGGCCCATTGTGGTGATTTGGCAGTTGGATGTAAAAAGACCCTGAAAAGACCCTTTCATAGCCTTTTCGCAAGCCCCATTACTGACACGCTGCAGCCTCTAGACGGTTCTGGAACCAGTTCCTCTTGTCCTCGAGGCCTAATTCAATCTTCCTCTCCTGCTCCTCAGTCTGCAGATTGCAGAGGTAATTGTGTTGAAAGTGCGGTTGAACTCGACAAAGCATCTGGCAGGTCCTTCCGCAGCCTTTTTACTGCTCCTCTCCCTTTCATTCGGCCTCAACCAAACTATTCAAAGACTTCCTCCCGTTCTCAACAGCCAGACCAGTTAGTTGATAATACATCTCATTCATCAAACTCCAAACAAAGGGCTCCTAATTCAGAGATGCCTCTCCCATGCCAGGTTAGAACTGATGTCAAAGAAATCCCTCATGCCTCAAGATCCCCCAACTTCTCTCCTAaccctaaaaaagaaaatgaagaccGTTCAAAAGGGAATATAAATCTACAGACAAAGCCGCTGATGTATACCGCCTGTAGCCTTGTGTCCAATTCCCACAGTGAGATGTCTACCAGTCCAACTCCTGCCAACAGTCCATCTGCAATCCATACTCATCAGCCAATGCCCAACATCTCATCCCACAAAG TAGGATCTTCAGTAGAAGCCACTTCAAATTCAGTTCTGAAAACTCTCTTTCTGTGCCTGGGCCCGTACCAACAGGATGGAGAGCAACAAGACAGTGTCCCTCCAG ACTCAAGATTCACAGTCCAGCAGTCCACTGAGAAAAACGTTGCTCAGTCAACAGAGCACCAGCCGTCTCTTTCAGACGCCACAAATCTCCTTTGA
- the LOC116701396 gene encoding uncharacterized protein LOC116701396 isoform X2 — translation MAFANLFTKLSAVEEGGKSPAGQPAFTRRNETENGKRGNARKRKAHDELTGSYRKKQSYQAQTTRRYNAASFKEDDSKARHYHMHNTDNGQSSVGFSKEVMHNHGYNNMCHKGQSYKTKNNHNVNKQQQKMNPDGQKSPHRQKDRWRPANRGGNHQTRPTWTKHGGDSTNKNDKQGFQVKRQRFMTQEFKVQHAVLVDGRLVCRYFLYGRCIKDDECQLEHIQGYNDLIKEVCKFYIQGHCTKQESCPYMQQSFPCKFFHRNGKCTQGADCKFSHEPLNDVTNPLLNETLKRDNELYEQQQQQQQQQQQQQQQQQQQQQLLAEQESSAQPDNANEPEVIEANRIPDTLLQPIRPNFYNSANAEKETLFCQTEELADIMEEAVPPRPTDTTHSHNVPPSSNVNHEEPVCYSVAAVLGPQLSKPFPSFFTTRGLPEPGTRSSSDCTLSSANQSNIPYSVDAVLRSCKSAGSSTFGHAPTSPTAQTVSYTPHTDFEESTGPLPRSDTQNERGLNSQNTRNEVSKPQEKIFKSLSFHDVHTGLFSRTCPSLTMSSRDYMKQDGNMPESLKMAQRAGNKVKSELLDFPVSVAEVAASSKDKGDMEGSMHQPTDITCSLNCKSEGVLPFGHANCKRIFLSPPSQTSTSKHPTQSRPHLSVLTSDSEASKPFCPSSGFTEFKGGAAVPVGSVTCSTKTSDSANSASCYFAAKEPTKINPHSKKAPSGLKPDTQRHSAKITAERSSKMAHCGDLAVGCKKTLKRPFHSLFASPITDTLQPLDGSGTSSSCPRGLIQSSSPAPQSADCRGNCVESAVELDKASGRSFRSLFTAPLPFIRPQPNYSKTSSRSQQPDQLVDNTSHSSNSKQRAPNSEMPLPCQVRTDVKEIPHASRSPNFSPNPKKENEDRSKGNINLQTKPLMYTACSLVSNSHSEMSTSPTPANSPSAIHTHQPMPNISSHKGSSVEATSNSVLKTLFLCLGPYQQDGEQQDSVPPDSRFTVQQSTEKNVAQSTEHQPSLSDATNLL, via the exons ATGGCTTTCGCAAACCTGTTCACGAAACTATCTGCTGTCGAAGAGGGCGGGAAGAGCCCCGCCGGTCAACCAGCCTTTACACGCAG gaACGAGACTGAGAATGGTAAAAGAGGCAATGCCAGAAAGAGGAAAGCCCATGATGAGCTGACTGGCTCTTATAGAAAG aAGCAAAGTTACCAAGCCCAGACAACCAGAAGGTACAATGCTGCATCCTTTAAAGAGGATGACTCCAAGGCCAGACACTACCATATGCATAACACTGATAACGGACAGTCAAGTGTTGGCTTCAGCAAAGAAGTGATGCATAACCACGGTTACAATAACATGTGTCACAAAGGTCaaagttacaaaacaaaaaataaccaTAACGTAAACAAGCAACAGCAGAAAATGAATCCGGATGGGCAGAAAAGTCCACACCGACAGAAGGATAGATGGAGACCTGCCAATAGAGGTGGAAACCATCAGACTAGACCAACTTGGACAAAACATGGAGGAGAcagtacaaataaaaatgacaagcAG GGCTTTCAAGTGAAACGTCAAAGGTTCATGACACAGGAGTTCAAGGTCCAGCATGCTGTGTTGGTGGATGGGCGGTTAGTTTGTCGATATTTTCTTTATGGAAGGTGCATCAAG GATGACGAATGCCAACTGGAGCATATTCAGGGTTACAACGATCTCATCAAAGAAGTGTGCAAATTCTACATCCAAGGCCACTGCACAAAACAGGAGAGCTGCCCATACATGCA acagTCCTTTCCTTGCAAGTTTTTCCacagaaatggaaaatgtaCTCAAGGAGCAGATTGCAAGTTTTCCCATGAGCCACTAAATGATGTTACTAACCCACTCTTGAATGAG ACATTAAAACGGGACAATGAGCTCtatgaacaacaacaacaacaacaacaacaacaacaacaacaacaacaacaacaacaacaacaacaacaactacttGCTGAACAAGAGTCGTCAGCACAGCCAGACAACGCAAATGAGCCAGAAGTTATAGAAGCAAATAGGATCCCTGACACACTCCTACAACCAATCAG gCCTAACTTTTACAACAGCGCAAATGCTGAGAAGGAAACCTTGTTCTGTCAGACTGAAGAACTCGCTGACATTATGGAGGAGGCTGTCCCACCACGTCCAACAGATACCACTCATTCTCACAACGTCCCCCCGTCAAGTAACGTCAATCACGAGGAGCCAGTTTGTTATTCAGTTGCAGCAGTGCTTGGACCTCAACTATCCAAACCTTTTCCTAGTTTCTTTACAACTCGAGGACTTCCAGAACCTGGCACGCGCTCTTCTTCTGATTGCACATTAAGCTCTGCAAACCAAAGCAATATTCCCTACTCTGTAGATGCTGTTCTCAGGTCCTGTAAATCAGCCGGAAGTTCTACATTTGGCCACGCGCCTACTTCTCCTACTGCACAAACTGTATCCTATACCCCACACACTGACTTTGAAGAGAGCACTGGTCCTCTGCCAAGATCAGACACCCAAAATGAGAGGGGCTTGAATTCGCAAAATACCAGAAATGAAGTGAGCAAACCCCAGGAGAAAATTTTCAAGAGTCTGTCATTCCACGACGTGCACACTGGTCTGTTTTCAAGGACCTGCCCTAGTCTTACTATGTCCTCTAGGGATTACATGAAACAAGATGGCAATATGCCGGAATCCCTGAAAATGGCCCAAAGAGCTGGTAATAAAGTCAAGTCGGAATTGTTGGATTTTCCTGTTAGTGTGGCAGAGGTGGCTGCGTCCTCCAAAGACAAAGGAGATATGGAAGGAAGCATGCACCAGCCTACCGATATTACATGCTCTTTAAATTGTAAAAGTGAAGGTGTTCTTCCTTTTGGACACgctaattgcaaaaggatttttttaagcCCCCCCAGTCAGACATCTACTTCAAAACACCCTACACAGTCGAGGCCACATCTCTCTGTTCTGACATCTGACTCCGAAGCCTCAAAGCCTTTCTGTCCCTCCTCAGGTTTCACAGAGTTCAAAGGTGGAGCCGCCGTTCCTGTTGGATCTGTCACCTGTTCGACTAAAACAAGCGATTCTGCAAACTCTGCCAGTTGTTATTTTGCAGCAAAAGAACCCACTAAGATCAACCCGCACTCCAAAAAGGCACCATCTGGCCTTAAACCTGACACACAGCGTCATTCAGCCAAAATCACAGCAGAGCGCAGCAGCAAAATGGCCCATTGTGGTGATTTGGCAGTTGGATGTAAAAAGACCCTGAAAAGACCCTTTCATAGCCTTTTCGCAAGCCCCATTACTGACACGCTGCAGCCTCTAGACGGTTCTGGAACCAGTTCCTCTTGTCCTCGAGGCCTAATTCAATCTTCCTCTCCTGCTCCTCAGTCTGCAGATTGCAGAGGTAATTGTGTTGAAAGTGCGGTTGAACTCGACAAAGCATCTGGCAGGTCCTTCCGCAGCCTTTTTACTGCTCCTCTCCCTTTCATTCGGCCTCAACCAAACTATTCAAAGACTTCCTCCCGTTCTCAACAGCCAGACCAGTTAGTTGATAATACATCTCATTCATCAAACTCCAAACAAAGGGCTCCTAATTCAGAGATGCCTCTCCCATGCCAGGTTAGAACTGATGTCAAAGAAATCCCTCATGCCTCAAGATCCCCCAACTTCTCTCCTAaccctaaaaaagaaaatgaagaccGTTCAAAAGGGAATATAAATCTACAGACAAAGCCGCTGATGTATACCGCCTGTAGCCTTGTGTCCAATTCCCACAGTGAGATGTCTACCAGTCCAACTCCTGCCAACAGTCCATCTGCAATCCATACTCATCAGCCAATGCCCAACATCTCATCCCACAAAG GATCTTCAGTAGAAGCCACTTCAAATTCAGTTCTGAAAACTCTCTTTCTGTGCCTGGGCCCGTACCAACAGGATGGAGAGCAACAAGACAGTGTCCCTCCAG ACTCAAGATTCACAGTCCAGCAGTCCACTGAGAAAAACGTTGCTCAGTCAACAGAGCACCAGCCGTCTCTTTCAGACGCCACAAATCTCCTTTGA
- the LOC116705112 gene encoding group XIIB secretory phospholipase A2-like protein — protein sequence MWSCVSYRMTRWALIAPLLLLLGLLIHGAVSQETEDPAATPPAPGEATDGSQADDENAEWGLNSLRGGFESVSGYFDSMLEFMGGRDGVCQYRCRYGKAPVPRPGYQMPEPDGCTSYFFGLPIPDGMDMGVPAMTKCCNQLDMCYDTCGSNKYRCDSKFRWCLHSICSDLKKSLGFVSKVEACETVADTLFNTVWTLGCRPYMNGQRAACFCQGEEKDEL from the exons ATGTGGAGCTGTGTGAGCTACAGAATGACACGCTGGGCCCTTATTGCTCCCCTCCTGCTCCTGCTGGGCCTGTTGATCCACGGTGCAGTCAGTCAAGAGACTGAGGACCCAGCTGCAACACCACCAGCGCCGGGCGAGGCCACCGATGGCTCGCAGGCCGATGACGAGAACGCAGAGTGGGGATTGAACTCCCTGCGAGGCGGCTTTGAGTCAGTCAGCGGATACTTTGACTCAATGCTAGAGTTCATGGGTGGACGTGATGGAGTGTGCCAATACCGCTGTCGATATG GTAAAGCTCCTGTGCCTCGTCCTGGCTACCAGATGCCAGAACCTGATGGATGTACCTCCTACTTCTTCGGTCTTCCTATTCCAGACGGG ATGGACATGGGCGTCCCTGCCATGACCAAGTGTTGCAATCAGCTGGATATGTGTTACGACACGTGCGGCTCCAACAAGTACCGCTGCGACTCCAAGTTCCGCTGGTGCCTCCACAGCATCTGCTCCGACCTCAAGAAGAGCCTCGGCTTTGTGTCAAAAGTTGAAG CATGTGAAACTGTAGCAGACACGTTGTTCAACACAGTGTGGACTCTGGGCTGCAGACCCTACATGAACGGCCAGAGAGCAGCATGCTTCTGTCAGGGAGAGGAGAAAGATGAACTTTAG